Proteins from a single region of Thermococcus sp.:
- a CDS encoding ATP-binding cassette domain-containing protein — translation MIVRAENLGVKYGEIWGIRDLTFKADTERLALIGHNGSGKTTLLSVLSGIMHPTTGRAEINGWEPYRRKDKWIAIRYSFEKPDFRVPIRVKDLVETLRANPLCSNIDEIVEAFEIDRFMEERLNSLSSGQAQLCNLLVALSCESEVLILDEPTAHLDSYRAGIVDDIISQKNGVIIATHDIEEGESIADYFLVLKEGQKVWEGDRKKLFSEGIYEVMLADVNVNPQVETIYRFGSTLIVRASREEVVSMFLGGRVVGIKKAGLRYVYSKSR, via the coding sequence ATGATTGTTAGGGCAGAGAACTTGGGGGTTAAGTACGGTGAAATATGGGGGATACGGGATTTAACTTTCAAGGCCGATACAGAGAGACTGGCCCTTATTGGACACAACGGAAGTGGAAAAACTACTCTCTTATCCGTCCTCTCTGGGATAATGCATCCAACAACCGGGAGAGCTGAGATAAACGGGTGGGAACCATACAGAAGAAAGGATAAATGGATTGCCATTAGGTACTCCTTTGAAAAACCTGATTTTAGAGTTCCCATCAGGGTTAAAGACCTCGTGGAAACTCTTCGAGCAAATCCCCTTTGTTCAAACATTGACGAGATAGTAGAAGCTTTTGAAATCGACAGGTTTATGGAAGAAAGACTGAACTCACTGTCGAGCGGTCAAGCACAACTATGCAATCTTCTTGTGGCTCTCTCCTGTGAGTCCGAGGTTTTGATACTCGATGAACCTACGGCACATCTCGACTCCTACAGGGCTGGTATTGTGGACGATATTATCTCGCAGAAGAACGGTGTTATAATAGCAACTCATGACATTGAAGAGGGGGAATCCATTGCAGATTACTTTTTAGTCTTAAAAGAGGGCCAGAAAGTTTGGGAGGGAGATAGAAAAAAGCTATTCTCGGAAGGGATTTATGAAGTAATGCTCGCAGATGTCAACGTTAATCCTCAGGTGGAGACCATATACCGGTTCGGTTCCACTCTAATAGTTAGGGCCAGCCGTGAGGAAGTTGTGAGCATGTTCCTAGGCGGGAGAGTTGTTGGAATTAAAAAGGCGGGGTTGCGCTATGTATACTCCAAAAGCCGTTAG